The following DNA comes from Primulina huaijiensis isolate GDHJ02 unplaced genomic scaffold, ASM1229523v2 scaffold43059, whole genome shotgun sequence.
GAAAGAGactgtttttgttttgtttcgaGAAGAAATCATGGATTCAGATCAAGGAATGGTGAAGAGGCCTATGGCCATCTTGAAGAGAGAGAATCAAAGAGACTGGTTTGATAACATGAGAGACTACCTTACTCTTAATGATGCATTCTGGGTAATTGAAGATGATGAGCAAACTCCAGCTTCATCTCAATGGGGGGAAGAGGAGATCCCATCTCTTGCAAGATCTTACCACAACCCTGCATGGAAGAAGATGAATGCAAAGGCAAAGTACTATATCAGGATCTGTATCTGTGAGGATGACAGAGAGCTGATGACCTTTGAAGCCACTGCAAAGGGGATGTGGAACAGACTGAAAGACAAATACACAATGGCATATGCAGCAGATGCAATGGCACTTGTGGTTCAGTATGTGACATACAGAATGGAGGAACAGGATACAATCCAGTATGCCTGGTCTCATCTTGCAAGCATTGGAAGGAGAATAGCAGAAGTGGATCCATCTCAAGGAAACTATAAGGATCCAGAAAcaaggataaaacatctgcTGAGGGCCTTACCTCCACAATACCAGAGCACAAGACAAGCAATCAACACCCAAAGTCTGGATCACTTTAAGATACTGAAGCTGCTTGAAAGCCAAGAGGCAGAGTTCAAACAGGAAGGCCAAGACACTGCAATGTATGCAGGCAGACAAAAGGAGTCTCAGTATGCATGTTTCCTATGTGAGGGGAACCATGGCATCAAGGACTGTCCACATCTTGATGGGGCCAAGAGAGCTATCAAGACTAAGCAATCTGGGAGAAGATCTCCAACTTCCTCTGTCCATAAAAGAGGAACTTCACCAGACAAAGACCAACTCAAGAAGATG
Coding sequences within:
- the LOC140969901 gene encoding uncharacterized protein, which encodes MDSDQGMVKRPMAILKRENQRDWFDNMRDYLTLNDAFWVIEDDEQTPASSQWGEEEIPSLARSYHNPAWKKMNAKAKYYIRICICEDDRELMTFEATAKGMWNRLKDKYTMAYAADAMALVVQYVTYRMEEQDTIQYAWSHLASIGRRIAEVDPSQGNYKDPETRIKHLLRALPPQYQSTRQAINTQSLDHFKILKLLESQEAEFKQEGQDTAMYAGRQKESQYACFLCEGNHGIKDCPHLDGAKRAIKTKQSGRRSPTSSVHKRGTSPDKDQLKKMVKMLAKEVQELKVQAKKGRTFEKGFAAREDSPASSSKSQEDTPSQGDDVDEVAHSTVEAKGKYPSSEWMLDSCASSHMTDQPCLFRHLSQLRVRTWIKVGGGYLKATHVGKAVMGGRKGKQIVLEGVLLVPGLGVNLVSWNQLSKQFGVQPPKFTLNSLSGEPVIKTRMHGGVPFIEEIDQALVEKA